From a region of the Triticum aestivum cultivar Chinese Spring chromosome 7D, IWGSC CS RefSeq v2.1, whole genome shotgun sequence genome:
- the LOC123168505 gene encoding acetylserotonin O-methyltransferase 1: MAPAWSSTLSPLVASAVCASFATATTWLGCRRMPSMGRSQTLGGQPPLLPRDQLKRKPIVAHVQKETGNDVMVSTEGLLQAQLELYHHAMAYVKSAALRAAADLRIPDAIHRCGGAATLSDIATEIGVQPTKVSHLRRLMRALTILGIFLVGQGPNGEATDVHYKLTSVSRLLLEGSSCTQSPIVRVLVDPLSLTALCSIGEWFTDERASALTLFEVAHGCTREEMTAKKGTRGVFNVGMISDSHLLMETIIKDHRNIFEGVSSLVDAGGAHGATAEAIAKAFPHIKCTVLDLPHAIAGAPAIANVEFVAGDLFEYVPPVDVVLLKWVLCLWQDEDAVKVLRRCKEAITSRGAVGKVIIVDVVIDFGMSQDDVLLRETQVLFDVQMMRVDGGERDEQQWRKIFFEAGFRDYKITPMLGFRSIIEVYP, from the exons ATGGCGCCCGCGTGGTCTTCAACTCTCTCGCCCCTTGTTGCATCTGCCGTCTGCGCAAGCTTCGCGACGGCGACGACGTGGTTAGGCTGCCGGAGAATGCCGAGCATGGGGCGCTCACAGACGCTAG GTGGCCAACCTCCTCTCCTCCCGAGAGACCAGCTGAAAAGAAAACCTATCGTGGCGCATGTCCAAAAGGAAACTGGGAACGATGTGATGGTCAGCACGGAGGGGTTGCTCCAAGCTCAGCTTGAGCTCTACCACCACGCCATGGCGTACGTCAAGTCTGCGGCGCTCAGGGCAGCCGCGGACCTACGCATCCCCGACGCAATTCACCGCTGCGGTGGTGCCGCCACCTTGTCCGACATCGCCACTGAGATCGGCGTCCAGCCGACGAAGGTTTCCCACCTCCGTAGGCTCATGCGTGCCCTCACCATCCTTGGCATCTTCCTCGTCGGCCAAGGCCCCAACGGTGAGGCCACTGATGTGCACTACAAGCTCACCTCGGTCTCGCGCCTCCTCTTGGAGGGCAGCTCATGTACCCAGTCTCCCATCGTGCGCGTGCTCGTGGACCCGCTGTCCTTGACCGCTCTCTGCAGCATAGGGGAGTGGTTTACTGATGAGAGAGCCTCGGCCCTCACACTCTTCGAGGTGGCGCATGGGTGCACGCGGGAGGAGATGACGGCGAAGAAGGGCACTCGTGGCGTCTTCAATGTTGGCATGATCTCCGATAGCCACCTCCTCATGGAGACCATCATCAAGGATCACCGTAACATCTTTGAGGGCGTGAGCTCCCTCGTTGACGCTGGCGGTGCCCATGGTGCCACGGCGGAAGCCATCGCTAAGGCTTTCCCTCACATCAAGTGCACCGTGCTTGACCTCCCACATGCAATCGCGGGGGCACCTGCCATCGCCAATGTTGAGTTTGTTGCTGGCGATTTGTTTGAGTATGTGCCACCAGTAGACGTTGTTCTACTCAAG TGGGTTTTGTGCTTGTGGCAGGATGAAGATGCTGTCAAGGTACTACGACGATGCAAAGAAGCAATAACCAGTAGAGGTGCCGTAGGGAAGGTGATAATCGTCGATGTCGTGATAGACTTCGGGATGTCGCAGGATGATGTCCTTCTTAGGGAGACACAGGTTCTATTTGATGTCCAAATGATGCGTGTTGACGGGGGTGAGCGAGACGAGCAGCAGTGGAGGAAGATTTTCTTTGAAGCCGGATTCAGGGACT